From the Prunus dulcis chromosome 4, ALMONDv2, whole genome shotgun sequence genome, one window contains:
- the LOC117625829 gene encoding 65-kDa microtubule-associated protein 5-like — MLISSSVNDVSRQGCLSLDVIEQAEVEVERLNILKASKMKELVFKRQNELEEIYRGVHMDVDSDAARQILSSLIDSGNVNLSDLLSSMDDQIIKAKEQALSRKDILDKVEKCIFAFEEEKWLDEYEKDENRYSAGRGAHKNLKRAEKARILSGKIPSIIETLTAKVKAWEIEKEIPFLYDKVPLKHTLEEYTAQRQEREEEKRKSREQKRLQEQHNAEQEALFGSRPSTKKPLGQSTNANTMVGTPISRRTPLGHHGVSAGKERRESGRVHNLTPVNYVALPKDDSVSRRN, encoded by the exons ATGTTAATTTCTTCCTCAGTTAATGACGTGTCAAGGCAAGGATGCCTTTCTCTAGATGTAATTGAACAG GCTGAGGTTGAAGTTGAGAGATTGAATATTTTGAAAGCCAGCAAGATGAAGGAGTTGGTGTTTAAGAGGCAAAATGAGCTGGAAGAAATTTACAGAGGGGTCCACATGGATGTAGATAGTGATGCAGCTAGACAGATTCTCAGCAGCCTCATAGATTCTG GTAATGTCAATTTGTCTGATCTGCTTTCAAGCATGGATGATCAGATTATAAAGGCCAAAGAGCAAGCTCTAAGCAGGAAGGATATTTTGGACAAGGTAGAGAAGTGCATATTTGCATTTGAGGAGGAAAAGTGGCTTGATGAATATGAAAAG gatGAAAATCGCTACAGTGCAGGAAGAGGAGCACACAAAAATTTGAAGCGTGCTGAGAAAGCTCGGATTCTGTCCGGAAAAATACCAT CTATCATCGAAACTTTGACTGCCAAAGTTAAAGCCTGGGAAATCGAGAAAGAAATCCCTTTCTTATATGACAAG GTTCCTCTGAAACATACCTTGGAGGAGTACACTGCACAACGacaggagagagaagaggagaagCGTAAATCTCGG GAGCAAAAACGGCTTCAAGAGCAACATAATGCAGAACAGGAGGCACTCTTTGGTTCAAGGCCTTCTACAAAGAAGCCACTGGGACAGAGCACCAATGCTAACACCATGGTCGGCACACCAATTAGTCGCCGGACACCCTTGGGACATCACGGAGTCTCAGCTGGGAAGGAACGCAGAGAAAGTGGAAGGGTCCATAACCTAACCCCTGTTAACTACGTTGCTCTGCCAAAGGATGATTCAGTTTCTCGGAGAAATTGA